The following coding sequences lie in one Kamptonema formosum PCC 6407 genomic window:
- a CDS encoding glycosyltransferase yields MTIAYLVNQYPKVSHSFIRREIVAVETCASRVARFSIRSCDAELVDGADKVEEDLTRTVLEIGMLGLLWSLLWTAATKPLRFFRALVLMFRVGWHSERGILRHFAYLAEACVLLGWLSDVGATHLHTHFGTNSTTVAMLCRVLGGPPYSFTVHGPEEFDKATVLALDEKIKSAAFVVAVSSFGKSQLCRWCDRAQWSKIHIIHCGVDAEFLTQPLVPIPQEPRLVCVGRLSEQKGHLLLVEAAHELAVSGLKFKLILVGDGALREEIASLIAKFNLQEYIEITGWATGAEVKEQILAARALVLPSFAEGLPVVLMEALALGRPAIATYVAGIPELVEPGVCGWLVPAGSVSTLAEAMRAALESPPELLEKMGKVGRDRIAQNHDVTVEAKKLVALMANG; encoded by the coding sequence ATGACAATTGCTTATTTAGTTAATCAATACCCGAAGGTTAGTCATAGTTTCATCCGTAGAGAGATTGTCGCAGTCGAAACTTGTGCTAGTAGAGTTGCACGTTTTTCCATCCGTTCTTGCGACGCTGAACTTGTAGATGGAGCAGATAAAGTAGAGGAAGATTTGACTCGAACCGTCCTCGAAATTGGAATGCTAGGCTTACTCTGGAGCCTGTTATGGACTGCTGCAACTAAGCCGCTACGATTTTTCAGGGCGTTAGTGTTGATGTTCCGGGTTGGCTGGCATTCAGAAAGGGGCATTTTGCGCCATTTTGCTTACTTAGCGGAGGCCTGCGTGCTCCTGGGTTGGCTTTCAGATGTGGGTGCGACACACCTTCACACTCACTTTGGGACAAATTCTACAACTGTAGCGATGCTGTGTCGCGTTTTAGGCGGCCCTCCCTACAGTTTTACTGTTCACGGCCCTGAAGAATTTGATAAGGCTACGGTTTTAGCCTTAGATGAAAAAATTAAGAGTGCGGCTTTTGTGGTGGCGGTGAGTTCTTTCGGCAAAAGTCAGTTATGCCGATGGTGCGATCGCGCTCAGTGGTCTAAAATTCATATCATTCACTGCGGAGTAGATGCTGAGTTTTTGACTCAACCGCTGGTTCCCATACCGCAGGAACCTCGCTTAGTTTGTGTTGGTAGGCTTAGCGAACAGAAAGGCCACTTGCTATTAGTAGAAGCTGCCCATGAGTTAGCAGTTTCCGGCTTGAAATTTAAGTTGATATTAGTAGGTGATGGCGCACTCAGAGAGGAGATCGCATCTTTGATTGCCAAGTTCAATCTGCAAGAATATATAGAAATTACTGGCTGGGCGACAGGTGCGGAAGTTAAGGAACAAATTCTGGCGGCGCGAGCTCTGGTATTACCGAGTTTTGCTGAAGGTTTGCCAGTAGTGCTGATGGAAGCCTTAGCTTTGGGTCGTCCTGCGATCGCTACCTATGTCGCGGGTATCCCAGAGTTAGTTGAACCTGGTGTCTGCGGCTGGTTAGTTCCCGCCGGTTCAGTTAGTACACTAGCAGAAGCAATGCGGGCTGCTTTAGAATCGCCACCAGAATTACTAGAAAAAATGGGTAAAGTAGGACGCGATCGCATTGCTCAAAATCACGATGTTACTGTGGAGGCGAAGAAATTAGTAGCGTTAATGGCTAATGGCTAA
- a CDS encoding oligosaccharide flippase family protein — protein sequence MSSLKKLALRGAAWTIAGYGMSQILRFGSNIILARLLYPELFGLMALVNIFIIGLHLFSDIGIGPSIIQNRRGNEPDFLNTAWTLQIVRGCTLWFCCLLLAKPISLLYGEPQLFWLLPVVGLSTVISGFNSTSLYTLNRQMAIAKLAIFELGGQAVSIAAMITWAWFDKSIWALVVGTLVGSLIQLIWSHWLNLATPNRWVWDREAASAIFSFGKWIFVSTAVTFLAEQSDRLMLGKMISFELLGVYGIAFIIADIPRQVVLAVSSKVLFPAFSQLAELPRPTFRAKILKNRQPILLAVALGVALLVSFGDFVILALYDSRYSNAAWMLPVLALGIWPRILTQTIDQVLFAIGKSYYPAYGCVLKFIFMVVGLPTGFYFGGMLGAIAVVALNDLPFYAAIVYGLEREELSAARQDIQTTGLFLALLVVAIGIRLALGLGLPGATVFP from the coding sequence ATGTCATCTTTAAAAAAACTTGCTCTTCGGGGTGCAGCTTGGACAATTGCTGGGTATGGAATGAGCCAGATTTTGCGGTTTGGTAGCAATATCATTCTAGCTCGTCTGCTCTACCCAGAACTATTCGGTCTGATGGCGTTGGTAAATATTTTTATCATCGGTCTTCACCTATTTTCGGATATTGGCATCGGGCCAAGCATCATCCAGAATAGGCGCGGAAACGAACCAGATTTTCTCAATACGGCCTGGACTTTGCAGATCGTTCGGGGGTGTACCCTGTGGTTTTGTTGCTTGTTATTGGCAAAGCCGATTTCCCTGCTATATGGAGAACCACAGCTTTTTTGGCTGCTACCTGTGGTGGGTTTAAGTACGGTTATTTCTGGGTTTAACTCCACTTCTTTGTATACTCTCAATCGCCAGATGGCGATCGCAAAGTTGGCAATTTTTGAGCTAGGAGGTCAGGCGGTTTCAATTGCGGCGATGATTACTTGGGCGTGGTTTGATAAAAGTATTTGGGCTTTGGTAGTTGGGACGCTGGTGGGTAGTTTAATTCAATTAATTTGGAGTCATTGGTTGAATTTGGCAACACCTAACCGCTGGGTATGGGATCGAGAGGCGGCTAGTGCAATCTTTTCTTTTGGCAAGTGGATTTTTGTTTCGACGGCGGTAACATTTCTGGCCGAACAAAGCGATCGCCTCATGTTAGGAAAAATGATTTCCTTTGAGTTGTTAGGCGTTTACGGCATTGCTTTTATCATTGCGGATATACCGCGTCAGGTGGTTTTAGCTGTCAGTAGTAAAGTGCTTTTCCCAGCTTTTTCACAGCTTGCTGAGCTCCCGCGTCCAACTTTTCGGGCTAAAATTCTCAAAAACCGTCAGCCGATTTTGCTGGCAGTGGCGTTAGGCGTAGCGCTATTAGTTAGCTTTGGGGATTTTGTGATTCTTGCCCTCTATGATAGTAGGTACTCGAATGCTGCCTGGATGTTACCGGTGTTAGCTTTGGGGATATGGCCTCGAATTTTGACACAGACAATTGACCAGGTGTTGTTTGCGATCGGCAAGAGTTACTATCCTGCTTATGGCTGTGTTTTAAAGTTTATTTTTATGGTGGTGGGACTACCGACGGGGTTTTATTTTGGGGGTATGCTGGGGGCGATCGCAGTAGTTGCACTCAATGATTTGCCATTTTACGCGGCTATAGTTTATGGTTTGGAACGCGAGGAGTTAAGCGCTGCGAGGCAAGATATTCAGACTACAGGGTTATTTCTGGCTTTGCTAGTAGTTGCGATCGGCATTCGCTTGGCTTTGGGACTTGGACTTCCTGGGGCGACAGTGTTTCCCTAA
- a CDS encoding pyridoxal phosphate-dependent aminotransferase: protein MQTNSTRMDAVQSPIIPVIGELIRQSPGTTSLGQGVVYYGPPKSAFDRIPEFLADPENHKYKAIQGIPPLLEAIETKLKADNGIEINSKNCIVVTAGSNMGFMNAILAITSPGDEIIIQSPYYFNHEMAVMMADCHPIVVATDENYQLQVSAIAQAITNKTRAIVTISPNNPTGAVYPLEALREVNEICRQQGIYHINDEAYEYFTYGGVKHFSPAAFPASSEHTISLFTLSKAYGFASWRIGYMVIPEHLLVSVKKIQDTIVICPPVISQYAALGALQAGRNYWENQIGAIASVREIVLNELNHLQDFCTIPPANGAFYFLLKVHTQQSAIELVERLIREHKVAVLPGTAFGMNDGCYLRVAYGLEKEIATAGIKRLVRGLKAIL, encoded by the coding sequence ATGCAGACTAATTCAACTCGGATGGATGCGGTACAGTCGCCAATCATTCCAGTCATAGGAGAACTAATTCGCCAATCTCCGGGAACGACATCATTAGGGCAAGGTGTTGTTTATTACGGCCCGCCAAAAAGTGCTTTCGATCGCATTCCTGAATTTCTAGCCGATCCCGAAAATCACAAATACAAAGCCATCCAAGGAATTCCACCTTTACTAGAAGCAATAGAGACGAAACTTAAAGCAGATAACGGCATAGAAATTAACAGTAAAAACTGCATTGTTGTTACCGCTGGTAGCAACATGGGGTTTATGAATGCCATTCTCGCCATTACTTCCCCTGGGGATGAAATTATTATTCAATCGCCTTATTATTTTAACCATGAAATGGCGGTTATGATGGCAGATTGCCATCCCATAGTAGTAGCAACAGATGAAAATTATCAACTGCAAGTTAGTGCGATCGCGCAAGCAATTACGAATAAAACTCGCGCCATTGTCACAATTTCACCCAACAATCCAACTGGGGCTGTTTATCCTCTAGAAGCATTACGCGAAGTTAATGAAATTTGCCGCCAACAGGGAATTTATCACATCAACGATGAAGCTTATGAATATTTTACCTACGGCGGTGTAAAACACTTTTCTCCCGCAGCTTTTCCCGCTAGCAGCGAACACACAATTTCACTTTTTACCCTTTCCAAAGCTTACGGTTTTGCGAGTTGGCGCATCGGGTATATGGTAATTCCAGAACATTTACTTGTTTCAGTCAAAAAAATCCAAGATACAATTGTAATTTGTCCCCCTGTTATTTCCCAATATGCTGCACTAGGAGCATTGCAAGCTGGAAGAAATTACTGGGAAAATCAGATAGGCGCGATCGCGTCAGTGCGAGAAATTGTGCTTAATGAACTCAACCACCTGCAAGATTTCTGTACCATTCCTCCGGCAAATGGAGCCTTCTATTTCCTACTGAAAGTCCATACTCAACAGAGTGCGATAGAGTTAGTAGAGCGTCTAATTCGCGAGCATAAAGTTGCAGTCCTTCCAGGTACAGCTTTTGGGATGAATGATGGGTGCTACCTGCGCGTCGCCTACGGTTTAGAAAAAGAAATAGCCACCGCAGGTATTAAGCGATTGGTACGTGGCTTGAAAGCAATTTTATAG
- a CDS encoding RuBisCO large subunit C-terminal-like domain-containing protein codes for MTIEVDYRFPAGVDAVKQAKIIAVGQTAGTWNERFASRESALRSHLAEVINIRTESTGESIATVSFPETNVENDIPSLLTMIFGKYSMAGTAKVVAVRLPASYGMRPKLGIAGIRDRLGVFDRPLVMAIFKPALGLTASDHAEILSEVAFAGLDIIKDDEILGDLASAPTLERLRACREVIARVKQETGRTVLYAVNVTGNATKIVERARMLVKEGANALLLNVLAYGFAVLEAIASDPEINVPIFAHPALAGALCISPDCGMAYSVVLGTLMAHGGADAVLYPAHYGNLPFDAAQEGKIRDILRDRDVFPVPSAGIHPGIIPNIIADYGQDVILNSGTGIMDHADGPAAGVKAFFDALDRVKKGEIFNQPGD; via the coding sequence ATGACAATAGAAGTTGACTATCGTTTTCCTGCGGGTGTTGATGCAGTAAAGCAAGCTAAAATAATTGCTGTAGGACAAACTGCTGGTACTTGGAATGAGCGTTTTGCTAGTAGGGAGTCGGCGCTGCGATCGCACTTAGCGGAAGTCATCAACATTCGCACTGAATCAACTGGTGAAAGCATTGCTACTGTAAGCTTTCCCGAAACTAATGTTGAAAATGACATCCCTAGTTTGCTGACGATGATTTTCGGTAAATACTCGATGGCGGGAACAGCAAAAGTAGTAGCGGTGAGGTTGCCGGCAAGTTACGGGATGCGGCCAAAATTGGGGATCGCTGGTATTCGCGATCGCCTGGGAGTTTTCGACCGGCCGCTAGTGATGGCAATTTTCAAACCCGCACTGGGTTTGACTGCCAGCGATCATGCAGAAATTTTATCAGAAGTGGCGTTCGCAGGCTTAGATATCATTAAAGATGACGAAATTCTAGGAGATTTGGCAAGCGCCCCCACTTTGGAACGTCTGCGGGCCTGTCGTGAAGTAATTGCAAGAGTAAAGCAGGAAACCGGACGCACGGTGCTTTATGCGGTGAATGTGACGGGAAATGCCACGAAAATAGTCGAACGCGCCCGAATGCTGGTAAAAGAGGGGGCGAATGCCTTGTTATTAAATGTGCTTGCTTACGGTTTTGCCGTGTTGGAGGCGATCGCATCTGACCCCGAAATTAATGTGCCAATTTTCGCGCATCCAGCTTTGGCGGGGGCTTTGTGCATTTCCCCTGACTGCGGAATGGCTTATTCTGTGGTGTTGGGGACTCTGATGGCACACGGGGGGGCGGATGCGGTGCTATATCCCGCCCATTACGGGAATTTGCCTTTTGATGCTGCACAGGAAGGAAAAATTCGGGATATTTTGCGCGATCGCGATGTGTTTCCCGTTCCTTCTGCTGGCATTCATCCGGGAATAATTCCTAACATTATCGCCGATTATGGTCAGGATGTAATTCTTAATTCTGGAACCGGAATTATGGATCATGCTGATGGGCCAGCGGCGGGAGTAAAGGCATTTTTTGACGCTTTAGATCGGGTGAAGAAAGGCGAAATTTTTAATCAACCCGGCGATTGA